The following are encoded together in the Salvia hispanica cultivar TCC Black 2014 chromosome 6, UniMelb_Shisp_WGS_1.0, whole genome shotgun sequence genome:
- the LOC125194143 gene encoding protein CHROMATIN REMODELING 4-like isoform X2: MNNMDPVSKRARTKLIIRRSKTEAESSSTDKVAKTFDAPILRKKRNSDKGKSPASRQSRTTKKLDASSNHLVQLNPVQDVSVDASLSHDVNEKEQDSHALVQAQNRKAPITGSLSRKKKSKANADFTDVNPKASPEKFSPGREPVLSLEASSPAARKRKQKSCSNNNEKRLKMIKGKSGSEPSKKGLIKVSVRRSGTSKSKGKFKIAGEDTSATKKNIKASTAGVLPKDEDVTEDAAHNSLEAQVAVKVNVEQEIGTALHQVDRVIGCRVRGDNIDPGCNVVVNAGESPSTDSLVAEDVNKSEENFSFQRPLEGGDLAEDLQDAANCSDEGRKTENSMNKDKLQVYKRSATKEYKEKSVMDSISGEIEGSDSLVPENKCQDGNISCTDTAETSKKVLEDEKTDMVLDTCPSNDEDSDSQNPRILKDCQTDDASDDNGGKKEVEKSMRKNCVQKRKLVESCLTVSYEFLVKWVGKSHVHDTWIPESELKVLAKRKLENYKAKYGTATMNLCKEQWKKPQRLIATRSSADGATEAYVKWTCLPYDECTWERLDDPIIAKSSHLIDLFFRFERKTLENDATKLDSKQRRGDLQINEVINLTEQPKELVGGSLFPHQLEALNWLRKSWHKSRNVILADEMGLGKTVSACAFLSSLYFEFNATLPCLVLVPLSTMPNWMSEFALWAPELNVVEYHGNTKARAIIRQYEWHACNPAGSNEKSSSFKFNVLLTTYEMVLCDSSYLRGVPWEVLVVDEGHRLKNSSSKLFGLLNTFSFQHRVLLTGTPLQNNIGEMYNLLNFLQQDAFPSLALFEEKFNDLTTAEKVEELKKLVAPHMLRRLKKDAMQNIPPKIERVVPVELSSIQAEYYRAMLTKNYQILRNIGKGAPQQSMLNIVMQLRKVCNHPYLMPGTEPESGSVEFLHEMRIKASAKLTLLHSMLKLLHKEGHRVLIFSQMTKLLDILEDYLTIEFGPRTYERVDGSVSVTERQAAIARFNQDRTRFVFLLSTRSCGLGINLATADTVVIYDSDFNPHADIQAMNRAHRIGQSKRLLVYRLVVRASVEERILQLAKKKLMLDQLFVNKSGSQKEVEDILKWGTEELFGDSPSMAGKDGETNNNKDEAPAEVEPSSRRRTGGLGDVYKDKCADGSSKVVWDENAILKLLDRSNLQSGSPENAESGLENDMLGSVKSIEWNDEPVEEQAGTVADPSAINDASEHRFEKKVDNLVIINEENEWDKLLRVRWEKYQNEEEAALGRGKRLRKAVSYREAYVAHTTEAPHESGAEEEPEREPEPEREYTPAGRALKEKFAKLRARQKERLARRDDVTESLTPVQRPDGLVLIPNVHEDNQTAVESRSAEEKPTVNVEDNNHDQPVGRNSMTDSALRLGRMPKPNFNFPMDLPAMSTGRRLPELPWNYDQWQGTSSIEAMRNNLLPVVGLCAPNAPKNMEMLHRKVPRPYRQAKQGVGLDFPLPASCSASGPSNEISGKSNEVAQYMLPDLLPGTSQAPSKSDVPKYPSFTPHSLNIRKGKGTMENSGTAGGTFSEFQEKMLLPKLPFDEKLLPRYSIPGANLLSAAPDMFPSLSLGSRVAESSEAAHNNLPMLPFLPNLKFPPDPSKYNQQEQDMPPALGPSQMKPPFPSFPETHRKVLENLILRTGAGSNSLLKKKSKSDIWSEDELDYLWIGVRRHGRGNWESMIQDPRLRFSKYKTAEDLAARWEEEQLKILDGPGLPAPKLPVPSRSSNPPLSGISDAMMARAMHGACSDGMVARTLHGTKFNGPMKFHSHLTDMRLGLTGPPSAAPHVEPSDGPRVNWLLPYEFFAGNIERPFGSTGAPMESPFLLNSLGTNCLDSIAMQQRLKQRDAAGLGIVPGLNNAGSTDPACSNPVLDHNNIQNLSKSKGKEEAAGFASLKRKLPHWLQEAVNAPAKSPEPELPPTLSAIAQSVRVLYGEGSSQIPPFLVPGPPPPKPKDPLLRLKKKKKKKSHGPREDVASTSTAQGTSGSGFPMIEVDACMPGLSIETSQPSSSAPVSPKTCIAGLSPSPEALELVATCEPQKKQTERMEPEVDTVAREEESDHPVENVEEKAKEGSPGLEEPAGSGDSSKARSQLQLLADDGKEYVSSEETLSDHPDGCDEAKIMGPLSRY, translated from the exons ATGAATAATATGGATCCTGTTTCGAAACGCGCACggacaaaattaattattcgtAGATCAAAGACTGAGGCTGAATCATCTTCAACTGACAAGGTAGCCAAGACATTTGATGCTCCCATTCTTCGGAAGAAAAGGAATTCAGATAAAGGAAAATCTCCTGCATCTCGCCAGAGCCGAACAACTAAGAAGTTGGATGCTTCCTCCAATCATTTAGTTCAGTTAAATCCAGTTCAAGATGTCTCTGTGGATGCTAGTTTATCTCATGATGTTAATGAAAAAGAGCAAGATTCTCATGCACTTGTACAAGCACAGAACAGGAAGGCTCCCATTACAGGATCATTGTCaaggaaaaagaaatcaaaagcTAATGCAGATTTTACTGACGTAAATCCCAAGGCATCTCCTGAAAAGTTTTCACCCGGAAGGGAACCTGTTCTTTCACTGGAAGCTTCTAGCCCAGCagcaagaaaaagaaaacaaaaatcgtGTTCCAACAATAATGAAAAGAGGCTTAAGATGATTAAGGGCAAATCTGGTTCTGAACCTTCTAAAAAAGGACTAATCAAAGTCAGTGTTCGACGTTCAGGCACTTCAAAATCAAAGGGAAAATTTAAGATAGCTGGTGAAGATACTTCCGCAACTAAGAAGAATATTAAAGCATCTACGGCTGGTGTTCTTCCAAAGGATGAg GACGTTACTGAAGATGCAGCACATAATTCACTCGAAGCACAAGTTGCTGTAAAAGTGAATGTTGAACAAGAGATTGGTACTGCACTACATCAG GTTGATCGTGTAATTGGTTGTCGAGTTCGTGGTGATAACATTGATCCCGGTTGTAATGTGGTGGTCAATGCTGGTGAATCTCCTTCAACAGATTCTTTGGTTGCAGAAGATGTGAATAAATCGGAAGAAAATTTTAGCTTCCAAAGGCCTTTGGAGGGAGGAGACTTAGCCGAGGATCTTCAGGATGCTGCAAATTGTTCTGATGAAGGGAGGAAGACAGAAAATAGTATGAATAAAGATAAGCTACAAGTATACAAAAGGTCAGCAACCAaagaatataaagaaaaaagtgtcATGGATTCCATAAGTGGAGAAATTGAAGGTTCTGATTCCTTGGTACCAGAAAACAAATGTCAAGATGGCAATATCTCATGCACCGATACAGCAGAAACTTCCAAGAAGGTCCTAGAAGATGAGAAGACTGATATGGTGTTAGACACTTGTCCAAGTAATGATGAAGATAGTGACAGTCAAAATCCTAGGATTTTAAAGGATTGTCAGACTGATGATGCCTCTGATGATAATGGTGGCAAAAAAGAGGTTGAAAAGAGCATGAGGAAGAACTGTGTTCAGAAAAGGAAACTTGTAGAGTCTTGTTTAACCGTCTCGTATGAGTTTCTGGTCAAGTGGGTTGGCAAATCTCATGTCCACGACACTTGGATTCCTGAATCTGAACTGAAAGTTCTAGCTAAGCGGAAACTGGAGAATTACAAGGCAAAGTATGGAACAGCCACAATGAACTTATGCAAGGAACAATGGAAGAAACCCCAAAGACTAATTGCTACAAGGTCCTCGGCAGATGGTGCAACTGAAGCATATGTAAAGTGGACATGTCTTCCTTATGATGAATGCACTTGGGAAAGACTGGATGACCCCATCATTGCAAAGTCAAGTCACTTGATTGATTTGTTCTTCAGGTTTGAAAGAAAAACGTTGGAGAATGATGCTACAAAGCTTGACTCTAAGCAAAGGAGGGGTGATCTACAAATAAATGAGGTCATTAATCTCACAGAACAGCCTAAAGAGTTGGTTGGAGGTTCTTTATTCCCACATCAGTTGGAAGCATTGAATTGGCTGCGCAAAAGTTGgcataaatcaagaaatgtgATACTTGCTGATGAAATGGGGCTTGGGAAGACCGTGTCGGCCTGTGCCTTCTTATCATCGCTGTATTTTGAGTTTAACGCTACACTTCCTTGTCTGGTCTTGGTACCTCTGTCTACAATGCCCAACTGGATGTCAGAATTTGCTCTCTGGGCGCCTGAGCTCAATGTTGTGGAATATCATGGTAACACAAAGGCAAGAGCCATTATACGTCAATATGAATGGCATGCTTGCAATCCTGCTGGATCAAATGAGAAGTCTTCTTCGTTCAAATTCAATGTTCTTTTGACTACTTATGAAATGGTTCTATGTGATTCCTCGTACCTACGTGGAGTTCCTTGGGAAGTTCTTGTGGTTGATGAGGGTCACCGACTAAAAAATTCTAGCAGTAAGCTGTTTGGTTTGTTGAATACGTTTTCCTTCCAGCATCGAGTACTGTTGACTGGTACTCCGCTTCAGAACAACATTGGGGAGATGTACAATCTGTTGAACTTTTTGCAGCAGGATGCATTTccttcacttgctttatttgAGGAGAAATTCAATGATCTAACAACTGCAGAGAAGGTGGAGGAATTGAAGAAACTCGTAGCTCCACATATGCTTCGGAGACTGAAAAAGGATGCTATGCAGAATATTCCCCCCAAGATAGAACGAGTGGTCCCTGTTGAGTTGTCATCTATTCAGGCAGAATATTATCGTGCTATGCTTACTAAGAATTACCAGATATTACGTAACATAGGGAAAGGCGCTCCTCAGCAATCAATGCTGAATATCGTTATGCAGTTAAGGAAGGTGTGCAATCATCCTTATCTCATGCCAGGCACTGAACCTGAATCCGGATCAGTGGAATTTCTTCATGAAATGAGAATAAAAGCATCTGCTAAGCTGACTCTGCTGCATTCTATGCTTAAACTATTACACAAAGAAGGCCACAGAGTTCTTATCTTTTCACAGATGACGAAATTGCTTGATATCCTTGAGGACTATTTGACTATAGAATTTGGACCTAGGACATATGAGAGGGTTGATGGCTCTGTTTCTGTGACTGAACGACAAGCTGCAATTGCACGTTTTAACCAAGACAGAACTCGATTTGTGTTCCTGTTATCAACACGGTCTTGTGGCCTTGGCATCAACTTGGCAACTGCTGATACTGTAGTTATATATGATTCGGACTTCAATCCACATGCAGATATCCAGGCTATGAATCGAGCACATAGAATAGGACAGTCCAAAAGACTTCTTGTTTACAGGCTTGTTGTGCGTGCAAGTGTTGAAGAGCGTATCTTGCAGCTTGCAAAGAAAAAGCTGATGCTTGACCAACTCTTCGTCAACAAATCTGGATCTCAGAAGGAGGTGGAAGACATCCTAAAGTGGGGCACAGAAGAACTTTTTGGTGATTCACCTTCCATGGCTGGAAAAGATGGTGAAACGAACAACAATAAAGATGAAGCACCTGCAGAGGTAGAACCAAGTAGTAGGAGGAGAACTGGTGGCCTTGGGGATGTATACAAAGACAAATGTGCTGATGGCAGTAGTAAGGTTGTATGGGATGAAAATGCCATTCTGAAACTGCTGGACCGTTCAAACCTTCAGTCTGGTTCACCAGAAAATGCCGAATCCGGATTAGAGAATGACATGCTTGGTTCAGTGAAG TCAATAGAATGGAATGATGAGCCTGTAGAAGAACAAGCTGGAACAGTAGCAGACCCTTCGGCAATCAATGATGCAAGTGAACATAGGTTTGAAAAGAAAGTTGACAATTTGGTCATCATTAATGAGGAAAATGAATGGGACAAGCTTCTGCGAGTTAG ATGGGAGAAATATCAGAATGAGGAGGAAGCAGCTCTTGGTCGTGGGAAACGCCTAAGAAAAGCTGTTTCTTACAGGGAGGCATACGTAGCTCATACTACTGAAGCACCGCATGAA AGTGGAGCTGAAGAGGAACCAGAGCGTGAACCAGAGCCTGAACGTGAGTACACTCCAGCAGGACGGGctctaaaagaaaaatt TGCCAAACTTCGTGCGAGACAAAAGGAAAGATTAGCCAGAAGGGATGATGTGACTGAATCTTTAACTCCAGTTCAGAGACCCGACGGTCTAGTCTTAATTCCTAATGTTCATGAAGACAATCAAACGGCTGTTGAATCTCGAAGTGCTGAAGAAAAACCTACAGTTAATGTGGAAGACAATAATCACGATCAACCGGTAGGACGCAACAGCATGACCGACTCAGCCTTAAGATTGGGAAGGATGCCAAAGCCAAACTTTAATTTCCCTATGGATCTTCCTGCAATGTCTACCGGACGGCGTCTTCCAGAACTGCCCTGGAATTATGATCAGTGGCAGGGCACTAGCTCTATAGAGGCTATGCGCAACAATTTGCTGCCAGTGGTAGGACTATGTGCGCCTAATGCTCCAAAAAATATGGAGATGCTGCACAGGAAAGTCCCAAGACCTTACCGACAAGCCAAGCAAGGGGTTGGACTAGATTTTCCCTTACCTGCTTCCTGTTCTGCCTCTGGCCCGTCAAATGAAATCAGTGGCAAAAGTAATGAGGTAGCTCAGTATATGTTGCCTGATCTTTTACCTGGAACTTCTCAAGCCCCAAGCAAGAGTGATGTCCCAAAATATCCATCATTTACTCCA CATTCTCTGAATATCCGTAAAGGTAAGGGAACTATGGAGAACTCAGGGACTGCTGGTGGTACATTCTCTGAATTTCAAGAAAAGATGCTACTGCCCAAACTGCCTTTTGATGAGAAGTTGCTGCCTAGATATTCAATTCCGGGTGCAAACTTGCTGAGTGCAGCTCCTGATATGTTTCCAAGCTTATCATTGGGATCAAGAGTTGCTGAATCATCTGAAGCTGCCCATAATAATCTTCCAATGCTGCCCTTTTTGCCCAATCTCAAATTCCCACCAGATCCATCGAAGTATAACCAACAAGAACAGGACATGCCTCCAGCATTAGGCCCAAGCCAGATGAAACCTCCATTCCCGTCTTTTCCTGAAACCCATAGGAAGGTTCTAGAAAACCTTATTCTGAGAACTGGAGCTGGATCAAACAGCCTGCTTAAAAAGAAATCGAAGTCAGATATCTGGTCCGAGGATGAGCTTGATTATCTTTGGATAGGCGTTCGTAGGCATGGAAGGGGCAATTGGGAATCTATGATACAGGATCCAAGGTTGAGGTTTTCAAAGTATAAAACCGCTGAGGATTTGGCAGCAAGGTGGGAAGAAGAGCAACTGAAGATCCTGGATGGGCCAGGACTTCCTGCACCGAAACTGCCTGTACCTTCTAGGTCTTCCAATCCTCCTCTTTCTGGGATTTCTGATGCGATGATGGCACGGGCAATGCACGGAGCTTGCTCAGATGGAATGGTAGCACGAACATTGCACGGTACAAAATTCAATGGGCCAATGAAGTTTCATTCACACTTAACGGACATGAGATTGGGCCTTACTGGTCCACCATCCGCTGCACCACATGTAGAACCATCGGATGGACCGCGTGTGAATTGGCTGTTGCCCTATGAATTTTTCGCAGGAAACATTGAAAGACCGTTTGGGTCCACTGGTGCTCCTATGGAGTCGCCGTTTCTTCTAAACTCACTAGGCACTAATTGCTTGGATTCTATTGCAATGCAGCAAAGGCTGAAGCAAAGGGATGCAGCTGGTTTGGGCATAGTGCCTGGCCTTAATAACGCAGGAAGCACTGACCCGGCGTGTTCTAATCCAGTTCTTGATCATAACAACATTCAAAACCTTTCCAAGTCTAAAGGAAAGGAAGAGGCTGCTGGATTTGCATCTCTGAAAAGAAAACTGCCTCATTGGCTTCAAGAAGCAGTGAATGCTCCCGCTAAATCACCAGAGCCTGAGTTGCCTCCTACTTTATCCGCTATAGCACAATCAGTTCGCGTTTTATATGGTGAAGGCTCATCCCAGATTCCTCCGTTTCTTGTTCCTGGACCTCCCCCACCTAAGCCTAAGGATCCTTTGCTCAGattaaagaagaagaaaaagaagaagtcaCATGGACCTAGAGAAGATGTTGCCTCGACCTCCACAGCTCAAGGGACTTCAGGTTCTGGTTTCCCCATGATTGAGGTCGATGCGTGCATGCCTGGGCTCAGTATAGAAACAAGTCAGCCATCTTCATCTGCACCAGTTTCTCCTAAGACTTGCATTGCAGGACTGTCACCTTCTCCTGAAGCTCTTGAATTGGTTGCTACCTGTGAGCCTCAGAAAAAACAAACCGAACGCATGGAACCCGAGGTAGATACTGTTGCTAGGGAAGAAGAATCAGATCATCCAGTTGAAAATGTGGAAGAGAAAGCAAAAGAGGGTTCGCCTGGTTTGGAAGAGCCTGCAGGAAGTGGAGATTCAAGCAAAGCCCGTTCGCAATTGCAGTTGCTAGCGGACGATGGGAAGGAGTACGTATCTTCAGAAGAGACATTATCAGATCATCCTGATGGCTGCGATGAAGCGAAGATTATGGGTCCCTTGTCTAGATACTGA